A DNA window from Pseudomonas tohonis contains the following coding sequences:
- a CDS encoding alginate O-acetyltransferase AlgF → MNRQKKRNWTSYACAIALGLAAVHAQADEGGLYGPQAPKGSAFVRAYNAGSSELSVNVGNTALNDVAPLGSSDFKFLPAGNYSAQVGATNLPVKLEADRYYTLVNQPGAEPKLVEEPPFKNKQKALLRVQNLSDAKLTLKTADGKTAVVEDVAAQGRGEREINPVKVNLALFDGTRKVSDLKPVSLQRGEVVCLYITGSGGKLSPVWVKRPAES, encoded by the coding sequence ATGAACCGACAGAAGAAACGTAACTGGACGTCGTACGCCTGCGCCATCGCCCTGGGCCTCGCCGCCGTGCATGCACAGGCCGACGAGGGCGGGCTCTACGGGCCCCAGGCACCCAAGGGATCGGCCTTCGTCCGCGCCTACAACGCCGGCAGCAGCGAACTCAGCGTCAACGTCGGCAACACCGCGCTGAACGATGTCGCCCCGCTCGGCTCCAGCGACTTCAAGTTCCTGCCCGCGGGCAACTACAGCGCCCAGGTCGGCGCCACCAACCTGCCGGTGAAACTGGAAGCCGACCGCTACTACACCCTGGTCAACCAGCCGGGTGCCGAACCCAAGCTGGTGGAAGAGCCGCCCTTCAAGAACAAGCAGAAGGCCCTGCTGCGGGTGCAGAACCTCTCCGACGCCAAGCTCACCCTGAAGACCGCCGACGGCAAGACCGCCGTGGTCGAGGACGTGGCCGCCCAGGGCCGTGGCGAGCGCGAGATCAACCCGGTGAAGGTCAACCTCGCGCTGTTCGACGGCACCCGCAAGGTCAGTGACCTCAAGCCCGTCTCGCTGCAGCGCGGCGAAGTCGTCTGCCTCTACATCACCGGCAGCGGCGGCAAGCTCTCCCCGGTCTGGGTCAAGCGCCCGGCCGAATCCTGA
- a CDS encoding SDR family oxidoreductase: MSQPVALITGCSSGIGRALADAFKQAGYSVWACARKANDVDALNVAGFTGVQLDVNDEAAVAQLGERLQREIGRLDVLVNNAGYGAMGPLLDGGTDALRRQFETNVFSLIGLTRACFPVLRASRGLVVNIGSVSGVLVTPFAGAYCASKAAVHALSDALRLELAPFGIDVMEVQPGAIASSFGANASREAEAVIAEGSPWWPIRDGIRARAKASQDNPTPATEFARDLLVAAQRHPRPRLLRLGNGSRALPLLAALLPKGLLESVLKKRFGLDVALERP; the protein is encoded by the coding sequence ATGAGCCAACCCGTCGCCCTCATCACCGGCTGCTCCAGTGGCATCGGCCGCGCCCTGGCCGATGCCTTCAAGCAGGCCGGCTACAGCGTCTGGGCCTGCGCGCGCAAGGCCAATGACGTCGACGCGCTGAACGTCGCCGGCTTCACCGGCGTGCAGCTGGACGTCAACGACGAGGCCGCGGTGGCGCAGCTGGGCGAGCGCCTGCAACGGGAGATCGGCCGCCTCGACGTGCTGGTCAACAACGCCGGCTACGGCGCCATGGGCCCGCTGCTCGACGGCGGCACCGACGCCCTGCGCCGGCAGTTCGAGACCAATGTCTTCTCCCTGATCGGCCTGACCCGCGCCTGCTTCCCCGTGCTGCGCGCCAGTCGCGGCCTGGTGGTCAACATCGGCAGCGTCTCCGGCGTGCTGGTCACCCCCTTCGCCGGCGCCTACTGCGCCTCCAAGGCCGCCGTGCACGCCCTCTCCGACGCCCTGCGCCTGGAACTCGCCCCCTTCGGCATCGACGTGATGGAAGTGCAGCCCGGCGCCATCGCCTCCAGCTTCGGCGCCAACGCCAGCCGCGAGGCCGAGGCCGTGATCGCCGAAGGCTCGCCCTGGTGGCCGATCCGCGACGGCATCCGCGCCCGCGCCAAGGCCTCCCAGGACAACCCCACCCCCGCCACCGAATTCGCCCGCGACCTGCTCGTCGCCGCCCAGCGCCACCCGCGCCCGCGCCTGCTGCGCCTGGGCAATGGCAGCCGCGCCCTGCCGCTGCTCGCCGCGCTGCTGCCCAAGGGCCTGCTGGAGTCGGTGCTGAAGAAACGCTTCGGCCTCGACGTCGCCCTGGAGCGCCCGTGA
- a CDS encoding mannose-1-phosphate guanylyltransferase/mannose-6-phosphate isomerase, with the protein MIPVILSGGSGSRLWPLSRKQYPKQFLALTGDHTLFQQTLERLNFDGMQAPVLVANKDHRFIVQEQLDAIGITPQAMLLEPFGRNTAPAVAIAAMQLLAEGRDELMLVMPADHVLEDQRAFQQALALATIAAEKGEMVLFGVPALRPETGYGYIRGKDSAGSLPDGISRVAQFVEKPDAERAQQYVDSGDYFWNSGMFLFRASRFLDELKHHDVDIYDTCLLALERSQRDGTTVTIDAATFACCPDNSIDYAVMEKTQRACVVPLSAGWNDVGSWSSIWEVHDKDKDGNVTKGDVVVHDSHNCLVHGNGKLVSVIGLEDIVVVETKDAMMIAHRDRVQDVKKLVNELDAQGRTETQNHCAVYRPWGSYDSVDMGGRFQVKHITVKPGAQLSLQMHHHRAEHWIVVSGTAEVTCDDKTFLLTENQSTYIPMTAVHRLTNPGKIPLEIIEVQSGSYLGEDDIERLEDVYGRSDSVTVSHVTAR; encoded by the coding sequence ATGATTCCTGTGATCCTCTCTGGCGGTAGCGGCTCCCGACTCTGGCCCCTTTCGCGCAAGCAGTACCCCAAGCAGTTCCTGGCCCTGACCGGTGACCACACCCTGTTCCAGCAGACCCTGGAACGCCTGAACTTCGACGGCATGCAGGCCCCGGTGCTGGTGGCCAACAAGGATCATCGCTTCATCGTCCAGGAGCAGCTGGACGCCATCGGCATCACCCCGCAGGCCATGCTGCTCGAACCCTTCGGCCGCAACACCGCGCCCGCCGTCGCCATCGCCGCCATGCAGCTGCTGGCCGAGGGCCGCGACGAGCTGATGCTGGTGATGCCGGCCGACCACGTGCTGGAAGACCAGCGCGCCTTCCAGCAGGCCCTGGCCCTGGCCACCATCGCCGCCGAGAAGGGCGAGATGGTGCTGTTCGGCGTGCCCGCCCTGCGCCCCGAGACCGGCTACGGCTACATCCGTGGCAAGGACTCGGCCGGCAGCCTGCCGGACGGCATCAGCCGCGTCGCCCAGTTCGTCGAGAAGCCCGACGCCGAGCGTGCCCAGCAGTACGTGGATTCCGGCGACTACTTCTGGAACAGCGGCATGTTCCTGTTCCGCGCCAGCCGCTTCCTCGACGAGCTCAAGCACCACGACGTGGACATCTACGACACCTGCCTGCTCGCCCTGGAACGCAGCCAGCGCGACGGCACCACGGTGACCATCGACGCCGCCACCTTCGCCTGCTGCCCGGACAACTCCATCGACTACGCGGTGATGGAAAAGACCCAGCGCGCCTGCGTGGTGCCGCTCTCCGCCGGCTGGAACGACGTCGGCAGCTGGAGCTCGATCTGGGAAGTGCACGACAAGGACAAGGACGGCAACGTCACCAAGGGCGACGTGGTGGTGCACGACAGCCACAACTGCCTGGTGCACGGCAACGGCAAGCTGGTGTCGGTGATCGGCCTGGAGGACATCGTCGTCGTCGAGACCAAGGACGCCATGATGATCGCCCACCGCGACCGCGTGCAGGACGTCAAGAAGCTGGTCAACGAACTGGACGCCCAGGGCCGCACCGAGACCCAGAACCACTGCGCCGTGTACCGCCCCTGGGGCTCGTACGACTCGGTGGACATGGGCGGCCGCTTCCAGGTCAAGCACATCACCGTCAAGCCCGGCGCGCAGCTCTCGCTGCAGATGCACCACCACCGCGCCGAGCACTGGATCGTGGTCTCCGGCACCGCCGAGGTGACCTGTGACGACAAGACCTTCCTGCTCACCGAGAACCAGTCGACCTACATCCCCATGACGGCGGTGCACCGCCTGACCAACCCCGGCAAGATCCCCCTGGAGATCATCGAGGTGCAGTCCGGCAGCTACCTGGGCGAGGACGACATCGAGCGCCTGGAAGACGTCTACGGCCGCAGCGACTCCGTCACCGTGAGCCATGTGACAGCACGCTGA
- a CDS encoding MBOAT family O-acyltransferase, which translates to MVFSSNVFLFLFLPIFLGLYYLVGTRYRNLLLLVASYVFYAWWRIDFLALFAAVTVFNYWIGLRIGAAGVRTKTAQKWLILGVVVDLCVLGYFKYANFGVDSLNAIVTSFGMEPFVLTHILLPIGISFYIFESISYIIDVYRGDTPATHNLIDFAAFVAIFPHLIAGPVLRFRDLVDQFNHRTHTVDKFAEGCTRFMQGFIKKVFIADSIAPIADHCFALSDPTTGDAWLGALAYTAQLYFDFSGYSDMAIGLGLMMGFRFMENFNQPYISQSITEFWRRWHISLSTWLRDYLYISLGGNRGTTFQTYRNLFLTMLLGGLWHGANFTYIIWGAWHGMWLAIERALGVDAAPRVLNPLRWAFTFLLVVIGWVIFRAENLDVAWRMYAAMFSFGELGLSELNRAQLTSLQIATLVLAYVVLAIFGIRQFYTKPLAGAPKARAEEHIDANGPATAQPRTQQGGANDPAAIAYSPSGGLVWQQAWMTQLPMLATRIALLVLFAASILKLSAQSFSPFLYFQF; encoded by the coding sequence ATGGTCTTTTCTTCAAACGTGTTCCTGTTCCTGTTCCTGCCGATCTTCCTCGGCTTGTACTACCTGGTCGGGACGCGCTATCGAAACCTGCTGCTGCTCGTCGCCAGCTACGTGTTCTACGCCTGGTGGCGGATAGACTTCCTCGCGCTGTTCGCGGCGGTCACGGTGTTCAACTACTGGATCGGCCTGCGCATAGGCGCCGCCGGGGTCCGCACGAAGACGGCGCAGAAATGGCTGATCCTCGGCGTGGTGGTCGACCTCTGCGTGCTGGGCTACTTCAAGTACGCCAACTTCGGTGTCGACAGCCTCAACGCCATCGTCACCTCGTTCGGCATGGAGCCCTTCGTCCTCACCCACATCCTGCTGCCGATCGGTATCTCGTTCTACATCTTCGAGTCCATCAGCTACATCATCGATGTGTACCGTGGCGACACCCCGGCGACCCACAACCTGATCGACTTCGCGGCCTTCGTGGCGATCTTCCCGCACCTGATCGCCGGCCCCGTGCTGCGCTTCCGCGACCTGGTCGACCAGTTCAACCACCGCACCCACACCGTCGACAAGTTCGCCGAGGGCTGCACCCGGTTCATGCAGGGCTTCATCAAGAAGGTCTTCATCGCCGACAGCATCGCGCCCATCGCCGACCACTGCTTCGCCCTCTCCGACCCGACCACGGGGGATGCCTGGCTCGGCGCACTGGCCTACACCGCGCAGCTGTACTTCGACTTCTCCGGCTACAGCGACATGGCCATCGGCCTCGGCCTGATGATGGGCTTCCGCTTCATGGAGAACTTCAACCAGCCCTACATCAGCCAGTCCATCACCGAGTTCTGGCGGCGCTGGCACATCAGCCTCTCCACCTGGCTGCGCGACTACCTGTACATCAGCCTGGGCGGCAACCGCGGCACCACCTTCCAGACCTACCGCAACCTGTTCCTCACCATGTTGCTGGGCGGCCTGTGGCACGGCGCCAACTTCACCTACATCATCTGGGGTGCCTGGCACGGCATGTGGCTGGCGATCGAACGCGCCCTGGGCGTCGACGCCGCGCCGCGCGTGCTCAACCCGCTGCGCTGGGCCTTCACCTTCCTCCTGGTGGTGATCGGCTGGGTGATCTTCCGCGCCGAAAACCTCGACGTCGCCTGGCGCATGTACGCCGCCATGTTCAGCTTCGGCGAACTGGGCCTCTCCGAGCTCAACCGCGCCCAGCTGACCAGCCTGCAGATCGCCACCCTGGTGCTGGCCTACGTGGTGCTGGCCATCTTCGGCATCCGCCAGTTCTACACCAAGCCCCTGGCCGGTGCGCCCAAGGCCCGTGCCGAGGAACACATCGACGCCAACGGCCCGGCCACCGCCCAGCCGCGCACCCAGCAGGGCGGCGCCAATGACCCGGCGGCCATCGCCTACTCGCCGAGCGGCGGCCTGGTCTGGCAGCAGGCCTGGATGACCCAGCTGCCGATGCTGGCGACCCGCATCGCCCTGCTGGTGCTGTTCGCCGCCTCGATCCTGAAGCTCTCGGCGCAGAGCTTCTCCCCCTTCCTCTACTTCCAGTTCTGA
- a CDS encoding cupin produces MSQRVVRSRDFTAERAWGALDIANLDGTTVRLHWTDQPYIWHVNDGSEVFVVLDGEVEMRYREGGEEHAVLLGVGDLFHAGPGCEHVAHPRGVARILVVEREGSV; encoded by the coding sequence ATGAGCCAGCGCGTGGTCCGCAGCCGCGACTTCACCGCCGAGCGCGCCTGGGGCGCGCTGGACATCGCCAACCTCGACGGCACCACGGTGCGCCTGCACTGGACCGACCAGCCGTACATCTGGCACGTCAACGACGGCAGCGAAGTCTTCGTGGTGCTCGATGGCGAGGTGGAGATGCGCTACCGCGAGGGCGGCGAGGAGCACGCGGTGCTGCTGGGCGTGGGCGACCTGTTCCATGCAGGGCCGGGTTGTGAGCACGTGGCGCACCCCCGCGGGGTGGCGCGCATCCTGGTGGTGGAGCGCGAAGGCAGCGTCTAG
- a CDS encoding alginate O-acetyltransferase yields the protein MSRTANTLYIVVFAGMLLALSLWSMRGIVGFSVAKETTVLNGKLAHAFEKHYDDQFPIKQIGTNLWALVDFGLFGEGRQGVVIGKDGWLFSDEEFDPVADGNRHLQENLALVQGVRDELANRGVTLVLAIVPSKSRLYPEYTGDARPTALRQDLYAQFRGAARKAGIIAPDLLGTLEQAKSNGQVFLRTDTHWTPLGAEVVANTLGETVRSAAPLSGDAQEYVTEAVKNEDYKGDLTRFLPLDPMFENLMPAPDKLQKRETRAAVEGEASGDSLFADSTVPVVLVGTSYSANQNWNFAGALRQSLQRDLVNHAEDGHGPILPMLKYLKSDELKDAAPQLVIWEFPERYLPMPNDLSEFDPQWIAELRKGGNPGERLAATAAN from the coding sequence ATGAGCAGAACTGCAAACACCCTCTACATCGTCGTCTTCGCCGGCATGCTGCTGGCCCTGAGCCTGTGGTCCATGCGCGGCATCGTCGGCTTCAGCGTCGCCAAGGAGACCACCGTGCTCAATGGCAAGCTGGCCCATGCCTTCGAGAAGCACTACGACGACCAATTCCCGATCAAGCAGATCGGCACCAACCTCTGGGCGCTGGTGGACTTCGGCCTGTTCGGCGAAGGCCGCCAGGGCGTGGTCATCGGCAAGGACGGCTGGCTGTTCTCCGACGAGGAGTTCGACCCCGTCGCCGACGGCAACCGCCACCTGCAGGAGAACCTGGCGCTGGTCCAGGGCGTGCGCGACGAGCTGGCCAACCGGGGCGTGACCCTGGTGCTGGCAATCGTGCCGTCCAAGTCGCGCCTGTACCCCGAGTACACCGGCGATGCCCGGCCCACCGCCCTGCGCCAGGACCTCTACGCGCAGTTCCGTGGTGCCGCGCGCAAGGCCGGGATCATCGCCCCGGACCTGCTCGGCACCCTGGAGCAGGCCAAGAGCAACGGCCAGGTCTTCCTGCGCACCGACACCCACTGGACGCCCCTGGGCGCCGAGGTGGTGGCCAACACCCTGGGTGAGACCGTGCGCAGTGCGGCGCCGCTCTCGGGCGACGCCCAGGAGTACGTCACCGAGGCGGTGAAGAACGAGGACTACAAGGGCGACCTGACCCGCTTCCTGCCCCTGGACCCGATGTTCGAGAACCTGATGCCGGCCCCCGACAAATTGCAGAAACGCGAGACCCGGGCCGCGGTCGAAGGTGAGGCCAGCGGCGACTCCCTGTTCGCCGACAGCACCGTCCCGGTGGTGCTGGTGGGCACCAGCTACAGCGCCAACCAGAACTGGAACTTCGCCGGTGCGCTGCGCCAGTCGCTGCAACGCGACCTGGTCAACCACGCCGAGGATGGCCACGGCCCGATCCTGCCGATGCTCAAGTACCTCAAGAGCGACGAGCTGAAGGACGCCGCTCCGCAACTGGTGATCTGGGAATTCCCCGAGCGCTACCTGCCCATGCCCAACGACCTCAGCGAATTCGACCCGCAGTGGATCGCCGAGCTGCGCAAGGGCGGCAACCCCGGCGAGCGCCTCGCAGCCACCGCCGCCAACTGA
- a CDS encoding multidrug transporter, with translation MLIGAILTLTWLILVIRQPAKALPISLVAVLGIGLVAAWVLWEERVVDRQLALLDVRVAYAPDACPADRPLQIRVHNGSSTTLLDLAWVIQAYRPGDAINLTQSAFDAERSLGPPRLQAGADWSHCLPVPPLRSGYRPQTLEFRAERLHGRFAD, from the coding sequence ATGCTGATCGGTGCGATCCTCACCCTGACCTGGCTGATACTGGTCATCCGCCAACCCGCCAAGGCCCTGCCCATCTCGCTGGTCGCCGTGCTCGGCATCGGCCTGGTCGCCGCCTGGGTGCTCTGGGAAGAGCGCGTGGTGGACCGCCAGCTGGCGCTGCTCGACGTCCGCGTCGCCTACGCCCCCGACGCGTGCCCCGCCGACCGCCCGCTGCAGATCCGCGTGCACAACGGCAGCAGCACCACCCTGCTGGACCTCGCCTGGGTGATCCAGGCCTACCGCCCGGGCGACGCCATCAACCTCACCCAGTCGGCCTTCGATGCCGAACGCTCCCTCGGCCCGCCGCGCCTGCAGGCCGGCGCCGACTGGAGCCACTGCCTGCCCGTGCCGCCCCTGCGCAGCGGCTACCGCCCGCAGACCCTGGAGTTCCGCGCCGAGCGATTACATGGCAGATTCGCCGACTGA
- a CDS encoding GNAT family N-acetyltransferase gives MHLRPLELPRDAEALSAFEAGYDTSVIYRVERQDLAFALVEERRAEPFRKRYDAGGFAEDVEDADFTVAAEAEDGSLAGFACVRLDEWNRSAELSALFVAPACKGQGLGRRLLEQATAFARSSGARCLWLETQSSNHPAIGFYLKSGFAFSGLDTALYDPRETAPEEVALFFSQPLET, from the coding sequence ATGCACCTGCGCCCCCTCGAACTGCCACGCGACGCCGAAGCCCTGAGTGCCTTCGAGGCCGGCTACGACACCTCTGTCATCTACCGCGTGGAGCGGCAGGACCTGGCCTTTGCGCTGGTCGAGGAACGCCGCGCCGAGCCCTTTCGCAAGCGCTACGACGCCGGGGGGTTCGCCGAGGATGTGGAGGACGCGGACTTCACCGTCGCCGCCGAAGCCGAGGACGGCAGCCTGGCCGGGTTCGCCTGCGTGCGCCTGGACGAGTGGAACCGCAGCGCCGAGTTGAGCGCGCTGTTCGTCGCGCCGGCCTGCAAGGGCCAGGGACTGGGCCGGCGGTTGCTGGAGCAGGCAACGGCGTTCGCCCGCAGCAGCGGCGCGCGCTGTCTGTGGCTGGAGACCCAGAGCAGCAACCACCCCGCCATCGGCTTCTACCTGAAATCCGGCTTCGCCTTCAGCGGCCTGGACACCGCGCTCTACGACCCGCGCGAGACCGCGCCCGAGGAAGTCGCGCTGTTCTTCAGCCAGCCCCTGGAGACTTGA